One region of Spiroplasma culicicola AES-1 genomic DNA includes:
- a CDS encoding PTS glucose transporter subunit IIABC, whose product MNLKVYAPVDGEIDLIDKLNDGVFSEKMLGDGFYIKPDNDEFYSPLDNSKVKLIFDTKHAIFFEGPSGSSLLMHIGLDTVKLNGEPFEIAVKVDQKINLDTKIVQVNREQIESNGLSVLTPIVIDYQGEEKCVFKLTTKNKKVKRGELIGEFVLTDNKTEKKEISDIKNLFLGENSYVSNSREINKLVGGNSNYSEVYNCMTRLRFKVYDKNLVDEKKISKLDFVKGLIWSDNELQIVIGQDVYRYKDQIILLNSSSAEFDFENNSIKKQTVGKRILQCLSGIMVPNLPVLIVGGLYLGIVSLFKQFGWMPNISFGVPGEGQISIWDAGPLWGTLQVTSELTLKFLAIFVAINTAKYFNWNIHLALLISIMVANPFLFDGGNTDGGNSFGVQWILFATGINPDHEILGGLAYISVFAYTAKFFPHIFGIIIAVKWDAWLKTKINPKVDLIFRPFLVVVPTVFLILFIIGPLWYILEQLLGLLFIYTVGTLPFGIGAGFFAALWQIAVAFGLHLALGNINGLMAERQAGYGYLGPGSSLSVWAQVGAIIIVAIMSKNAKLKRQAISTIPGGILGITEPIVYGINLPKFRPFLAGIFGAFIAGSFAGAVGVTSRVWSGMGIFEIIGFMSDPVYIGNSKPPEFLLSNTTNGILYIVACLVALGSSMLICMFMYRDRISEIRMTKSINNKIYKIIIANNPKMDKEQKLKLKVQLAEIANMIDKEILTEIKNLEKNLISRIKIVDKIDYLNELKTKKTEILKVKGKKFALKNNELKITQIYKQIENLKYITQIEVMENKLVELEKTIKLETLNKYQDNFIKKADEIYKKIFNIYNVKKSIDLEPQLYNAVHSLDISFNIITAKNETIDLNKTLKKTKLENNNKLKML is encoded by the coding sequence ATGAATTTAAAAGTATATGCTCCAGTTGATGGAGAAATTGATTTAATTGATAAATTAAATGATGGCGTATTTAGTGAAAAAATGTTAGGTGATGGTTTTTATATAAAGCCAGATAATGACGAATTTTATTCACCTTTGGATAATTCAAAAGTTAAATTAATCTTTGATACTAAACATGCAATATTTTTTGAAGGACCAAGTGGCTCATCGTTATTAATGCATATAGGTTTAGATACAGTAAAATTAAATGGTGAACCTTTTGAAATAGCTGTAAAAGTTGATCAAAAAATTAATTTAGATACTAAAATTGTTCAAGTTAATAGAGAACAAATTGAAAGTAATGGTTTAAGTGTATTGACTCCAATAGTTATTGACTATCAAGGAGAAGAAAAATGTGTTTTTAAATTAACAACAAAAAATAAAAAAGTTAAGCGTGGAGAATTAATTGGAGAATTTGTTTTAACTGATAATAAAACTGAAAAAAAAGAGATTTCTGATATTAAAAATTTATTTTTAGGTGAAAATAGTTATGTAAGTAATTCAAGAGAAATTAATAAATTAGTTGGTGGAAATAGCAATTATAGTGAAGTCTATAATTGTATGACAAGACTAAGATTTAAAGTATATGATAAGAACCTTGTAGATGAAAAGAAAATTAGTAAATTAGATTTTGTTAAAGGGTTAATATGAAGTGATAATGAATTACAAATTGTAATTGGTCAAGATGTTTATAGATATAAAGACCAAATTATTTTGTTAAATTCATCATCTGCTGAATTTGATTTTGAAAATAATAGTATAAAAAAACAAACAGTAGGGAAAAGAATTCTACAATGTTTATCTGGAATTATGGTACCAAATTTACCAGTCTTGATTGTAGGGGGGCTATATTTGGGAATTGTATCTCTATTTAAACAGTTTGGTTGAATGCCAAATATTTCTTTTGGTGTTCCTGGAGAAGGACAAATAAGTATATGAGATGCGGGACCATTATGAGGAACACTGCAAGTAACTTCAGAATTAACATTAAAATTTTTAGCTATATTTGTGGCAATTAATACTGCAAAATATTTTAATTGAAATATTCATCTAGCATTATTAATTTCAATAATGGTTGCAAATCCATTTTTATTTGATGGAGGAAATACAGATGGAGGTAATAGTTTTGGAGTTCAATGAATATTATTTGCAACTGGTATTAATCCAGATCATGAAATTTTAGGAGGATTGGCTTATATTTCAGTTTTTGCCTATACAGCCAAGTTTTTTCCACACATATTTGGAATAATAATTGCTGTAAAATGAGATGCTTGATTAAAAACAAAAATTAATCCTAAGGTAGATTTAATATTTAGGCCATTTCTAGTAGTTGTACCAACTGTATTTTTAATACTATTTATTATAGGACCATTATGATATATTTTAGAACAATTATTAGGATTACTATTTATTTATACAGTAGGTACATTACCATTTGGAATTGGTGCAGGTTTCTTTGCAGCACTCTGACAAATTGCAGTTGCATTTGGTTTACATTTAGCATTAGGAAATATTAATGGTTTAATGGCTGAAAGACAAGCTGGGTATGGTTACTTAGGGCCAGGAAGTTCATTATCAGTTTGAGCACAAGTTGGAGCTATAATTATTGTGGCTATTATGTCTAAAAACGCGAAGTTAAAAAGACAAGCAATTAGTACAATTCCAGGGGGTATCCTAGGAATTACAGAACCAATTGTATATGGTATTAATCTACCAAAATTTAGACCATTTCTTGCCGGTATATTTGGGGCTTTCATAGCAGGTAGTTTTGCTGGAGCAGTTGGTGTAACTTCAAGAGTTTGATCTGGAATGGGAATATTTGAAATTATAGGTTTTATGTCAGATCCAGTATATATTGGAAATTCAAAACCACCAGAATTCTTATTATCAAATACAACTAATGGTATTTTATATATTGTTGCTTGTTTAGTTGCATTAGGAAGTTCAATGTTAATATGTATGTTTATGTATCGTGATAGAATTTCTGAAATAAGAATGACAAAATCAATTAATAATAAAATTTATAAAATAATTATTGCAAATAATCCAAAAATGGATAAAGAACAAAAATTAAAATTAAAAGTTCAATTAGCTGAAATTGCTAATATGATTGATAAAGAAATTTTGACAGAAATTAAGAATTTAGAGAAAAATTTAATATCAAGAATTAAAATAGTTGATAAGATTGATTATTTAAATGAATTAAAAACTAAAAAGACTGAAATTCTAAAAGTAAAGGGTAAAAAATTTGCTTTAAAAAATAATGAGCTTAAAATAACTCAAATTTATAAACAAATTGAAAATTTAAAATATATAACTCAAATTGAAGTAATGGAAAATAAATTAGTTGAATTAGAAAAAACAATTAAGTTAGAAACTTTAAATAAATATCAAGATAACTTTATTAAAAAGGCAGATGAAATTTATAAAAAAATATTCAATATTTACAATGTAAAAAAATCAATTGATTTAGAACCACAATTGTATAATGCAGTTCACTCTTTAGATATTTCATTTAACATAATTACAGCAAAAAATGAAACTATCGATTTAAATAAGACATTGAAAAAAACTAAATTAGAGAATAATAATAAATTGAAAATGTTATAA
- a CDS encoding tRNA (cytidine(34)-2'-O)-methyltransferase, with the protein MRKINIILFEPEIADNVGAIMRTCALTNAKLHLIEPFGFIFDKRNFARSSANNFEGCEYVRYDDWQDFVDQNPNANIFCMTRYGKKPISDFNFAPINEEVFIMFGKESTGIPKEILKANLEKCFRIPMVASGRSLNIANSVGIATYEVLRQWDYLDLSQVEVEKGQDYLDK; encoded by the coding sequence ATGAGAAAAATAAATATTATTTTATTTGAACCAGAAATTGCAGATAATGTTGGAGCTATTATGCGTACATGTGCTTTAACTAATGCAAAATTACATTTGATTGAACCATTTGGTTTTATTTTTGATAAAAGAAATTTTGCACGCAGTAGTGCAAATAACTTTGAAGGTTGTGAATATGTTCGCTATGATGATTGACAAGATTTTGTTGATCAAAATCCAAATGCTAATATTTTTTGTATGACTCGTTATGGTAAAAAACCAATTAGTGATTTTAATTTTGCACCAATTAATGAAGAAGTTTTTATTATGTTTGGTAAAGAATCAACTGGAATTCCAAAAGAGATTTTAAAAGCAAATCTTGAAAAATGCTTTAGAATTCCAATGGTAGCCTCTGGAAGAAGTTTAAATATTGCCAATAGTGTAGGAATTGCAACATACGAAGTTTTACGTCAATGAGATTATTTAGATTTAAGTCAAGTTGAAGTTGAAAAGGGTCAAGACTATTTAGATAAATAA
- a CDS encoding DEAD/DEAH box helicase gives MKFSDFGFKKFLNDALDKIGFSKPTGIQQKVIPLLKKHKSVIAQSHTGTGKTHAFLLPILNNLDYSSNKVQCLIITPTRELARQIYANIKELLAFNPEATSAIYVGGDDVEKHQDGLKNKQPMIVVGTPTRLRGLYDTNYLQLTTTNYVVIDECDMIFDLGFIDDVDFMISKINKQANISLFSATINNAIKPFLTKYLSGSVFIENMADKPSNKNIEHILVWTKNRQNKELINLIIRKINPYVAMIFVNRKDQIKEIIGWLNEAGIKNVGELHGDLDPRQRTNMQKRIQNMEFKWIVASDVAARGIDIDGVSHIISIDLPRELDYYIHRSGRTGRNNYTGQSYVLFNSTNQHQIDELKSMGIEFSNKKLANNDLVDINPKVKKKIIDPNNPVAVEEQKIISKYKKQPVKPGYKKKRKAEIDKLKKDVRRKHIKESIAKIKKEKYKKRREELFD, from the coding sequence ATGAAATTTAGTGATTTTGGATTTAAAAAGTTTTTAAATGATGCATTAGATAAAATTGGTTTTTCAAAACCAACAGGAATTCAACAAAAAGTTATTCCCTTATTAAAAAAACACAAATCAGTAATTGCTCAATCTCATACTGGAACTGGAAAAACTCATGCCTTTTTATTACCAATTTTAAATAATTTAGATTATTCAAGTAATAAAGTTCAATGTTTAATAATCACACCAACAAGAGAATTGGCACGTCAAATTTATGCCAATATTAAAGAACTTTTAGCATTTAATCCAGAGGCTACAAGTGCAATTTATGTTGGAGGAGATGATGTTGAAAAACATCAAGATGGTTTAAAAAATAAACAACCAATGATTGTTGTAGGAACACCAACAAGATTAAGAGGTTTATATGATACCAATTATTTACAATTAACAACGACCAATTATGTTGTAATTGATGAATGTGACATGATTTTTGATTTAGGTTTTATTGATGATGTAGACTTTATGATTTCAAAAATTAATAAACAAGCAAATATCTCTTTATTTTCTGCCACAATTAATAATGCTATTAAACCTTTTCTAACAAAATATTTATCTGGAAGTGTCTTTATTGAAAATATGGCCGATAAACCAAGTAATAAAAATATTGAACATATTTTAGTATGGACAAAAAATCGTCAAAATAAAGAACTTATTAATTTAATTATTAGAAAAATAAATCCATATGTTGCTATGATTTTTGTTAATAGAAAAGATCAAATTAAAGAAATAATTGGTTGATTAAATGAAGCTGGTATTAAAAATGTTGGTGAATTGCATGGAGATTTAGATCCAAGACAAAGAACAAACATGCAAAAAAGAATTCAAAATATGGAATTCAAATGAATTGTTGCCAGTGATGTTGCTGCAAGAGGAATTGATATTGATGGAGTAAGTCATATTATTTCAATTGATTTACCACGAGAATTGGACTATTACATTCACAGAAGTGGACGAACTGGAAGAAATAATTATACTGGGCAAAGTTATGTCTTATTTAATTCAACAAATCAACATCAAATTGATGAATTAAAATCAATGGGAATTGAGTTTTCAAATAAAAAGTTAGCCAATAATGATTTGGTAGATATTAATCCAAAAGTTAAGAAAAAAATTATTGATCCCAATAATCCTGTTGCTGTAGAAGAACAAAAAATAATTAGTAAATATAAAAAACAACCTGTAAAACCAGGATATAAAAAGAAAAGAAAAGCAGAAATTGATAAGCTTAAAAAAGATGTTAGAAGAAAACATATTAAAGAATCAATTGCAAAAATTAAAAAAGAAAAATATAAAAAACGTAGAGAAGAACTATTTGATTAA
- a CDS encoding AAA family ATPase produces MDITERIKKLIEAISYQVYEKETIFRLAMLALLGEESIFLLGKPGIAKSLISRRMKFAIKNGTNFEYLMSKFSTPEEIYGPIDLRLLKDGKYVRVVDGYLPASNIGFLDEIWKAGPSIQNTLLTIINEKIFRNGGKDIKVPLKLLISASNELPAEGEGLEALFDRFIIRYIAEGLKENDNFEQLLDGESSLDVEVDPRLQISIEELEAWKKQVRQVRISRKSLDFIHYFRKKMNAETHGEAYISDRRWKKISGLMKTSAFYNGRAETDIPDLFVIPYCIWDNEEQDEQYTQIFYSAFLEQFGLEWRNEKRNLLNQLDAMNGQIGQVEAQFLRLTPYDSPFKGNLKGTYYLINFTDGGDEYRVCFISAADWNKISNLPSESFEIDLHFGPNLNKYVGSQKMQVKAYKSDQILFVAENKRYQIQNDNPTEFNNQMVGLSQQVAEIEKQVKEVSAKMFKEYKKYTNMNCVFFEDIYDEKIAEAFDTVSKKKKAKNDALDADAESFNQQEQERNALAEADLEFGI; encoded by the coding sequence ATGGATATTACAGAAAGAATTAAAAAACTTATTGAAGCCATTTCATACCAAGTTTATGAAAAAGAAACTATTTTTAGATTAGCAATGTTGGCATTACTAGGAGAAGAGTCAATTTTCTTATTAGGAAAACCAGGAATTGCCAAGTCATTGATTTCACGTAGGATGAAATTTGCCATTAAAAACGGAACAAATTTTGAATATTTAATGTCAAAATTCTCAACACCAGAAGAAATTTATGGCCCAATTGACTTAAGACTTTTAAAAGATGGTAAATATGTGCGTGTGGTTGATGGTTATCTTCCAGCTTCAAATATTGGTTTTTTAGATGAAATTTGAAAAGCTGGACCAAGTATTCAAAATACATTACTAACAATTATTAACGAAAAAATCTTTAGAAATGGTGGAAAAGATATTAAAGTTCCATTAAAACTTTTAATATCTGCTTCCAATGAATTACCTGCAGAAGGTGAAGGATTAGAAGCCTTATTTGACCGTTTTATTATTAGATACATTGCAGAAGGTTTAAAAGAAAATGATAATTTTGAACAATTGTTAGATGGAGAATCATCACTTGATGTTGAAGTAGATCCACGTCTTCAAATTTCAATTGAAGAACTTGAAGCATGAAAAAAACAAGTTCGTCAAGTAAGAATTAGTCGTAAATCACTTGATTTTATTCATTATTTTAGAAAAAAAATGAATGCAGAAACTCATGGTGAAGCTTATATTTCTGACCGTAGATGAAAGAAAATTTCAGGTTTAATGAAAACAAGTGCTTTTTATAATGGACGTGCAGAAACAGATATTCCCGATTTATTTGTAATTCCTTATTGTATTTGAGATAACGAAGAACAAGATGAACAGTATACACAAATTTTTTATTCTGCCTTTTTAGAACAATTTGGATTAGAATGAAGAAATGAAAAAAGAAATCTATTAAATCAACTTGATGCTATGAATGGCCAAATTGGACAAGTTGAAGCTCAATTTTTAAGATTAACTCCGTATGATTCACCATTTAAAGGAAATTTAAAAGGAACATATTATTTAATTAACTTCACTGATGGGGGAGACGAATACAGAGTTTGCTTTATATCAGCAGCTGATTGAAACAAAATCTCAAATCTTCCAAGTGAATCATTTGAAATTGATTTACATTTTGGACCAAATTTAAATAAGTATGTTGGAAGTCAAAAAATGCAAGTTAAAGCTTACAAATCAGATCAAATCTTATTTGTAGCTGAAAACAAACGTTATCAAATTCAAAATGATAATCCTACAGAATTTAATAACCAAATGGTTGGATTAAGTCAACAAGTGGCAGAAATTGAAAAACAAGTTAAAGAAGTTTCTGCAAAAATGTTTAAAGAATATAAAAAATATACAAATATGAATTGTGTTTTCTTTGAAGATATTTATGATGAAAAAATTGCAGAAGCATTTGATACAGTATCTAAAAAGAAAAAAGCAAAAAATGATGCATTAGATGCAGATGCAGAAAGTTTTAATCAACAAGAACAAGAACGTAATGCTTTAGCTGAAGCAGATCTTGAATTTGGAATTTAA